In Crinalium epipsammum PCC 9333, the following are encoded in one genomic region:
- a CDS encoding tetratricopeptide repeat protein has protein sequence MNKILFRLSINCLGILILNGSFYSVAQANQQSRLALTPQSPQAESSKLSCTEEINQEINADALGLLQKADDDANRANISQAANKIRQAIKLAQTFRGNQYKSYVLDGLVNFKGQPRLLDKIVNQSVKSGNQEQAAKIIDETLKLTQTLNQSYSNIKTKALTAIALYYTQINQPSKAIPILAEAVKASSFIQNDELKSFALISIAKKYLIVGKSATALEILPQSLLFAQKVANSYKQAEILQEIAIIYAKTGKDKQAIDLAKNIGNGEYKTKALSAIASQYTNNGKLAQALLLSQTVYNTDEKALVLAQIAAKYAQAKQLTQAATVFSKALNLAKALKNEELLANVAIVYGKAGQITAALKAVQSIENPVNKAKGLAAIAPLYATAGHQQQANQILAQSIASINAIPDTFQKTVTQQDITRNFTTARQYDYAIKVAQTIIDPFDRAKALRDVGIQAVQAKDYNKALQIVQTINSKYIDERNIVLNKVAIALAEGGEYTRALQTAQKIQNFNSTYTYRAKTLAAIAKQYSKTKQPQQAAKVFSQALQTANTLASPDAIAKGKAEIALEYALAEQANKATETLTQALKLVPNIKDSSLSLATLQEITNLYLEAGQYNLALQSIKAYKNPVYKNGISQELANKYLDAGQYDQAMQLVNTLTTPEDKTRLLVAIAGKYIQNQQNAKASQALNQALQVAKTLKDPESKVMVFKVETDSQGNVISKTEVEDPYDRASFLESIAINYAQAGLKNQAQQVAQLIKTPAIRSQLNQRLNCYAKG, from the coding sequence ATGAATAAAATTCTTTTTAGGCTAAGTATCAATTGCTTAGGTATATTAATATTAAATGGCAGTTTTTACTCGGTAGCGCAAGCAAATCAACAGTCAAGATTAGCATTAACGCCTCAATCTCCTCAAGCAGAAAGCAGTAAACTTAGTTGCACTGAAGAAATTAATCAAGAAATTAATGCTGATGCTTTAGGCTTACTTCAAAAAGCTGACGATGATGCTAATAGAGCCAATATTTCACAAGCGGCTAATAAGATTAGACAAGCGATAAAATTAGCGCAAACTTTCAGAGGTAATCAATATAAATCTTATGTATTAGATGGGTTAGTAAATTTTAAGGGACAACCAAGATTATTAGATAAAATAGTTAACCAATCTGTCAAATCTGGTAATCAGGAGCAAGCCGCTAAAATCATAGACGAAACGCTCAAATTAACTCAAACACTCAATCAAAGCTATAGTAATATTAAAACTAAAGCTTTAACTGCGATCGCTCTTTATTATACCCAAATTAATCAACCATCTAAGGCTATTCCAATCCTAGCCGAAGCTGTTAAAGCAAGTTCGTTTATCCAAAATGATGAGTTAAAAAGTTTTGCTTTAATTAGCATAGCAAAAAAATATCTCATAGTTGGTAAATCAGCAACAGCATTAGAAATTTTACCTCAGTCGCTTCTCTTTGCTCAAAAAGTTGCTAACTCTTATAAACAAGCTGAGATTTTACAAGAAATTGCGATTATTTATGCTAAAACAGGAAAGGATAAGCAAGCAATTGATCTTGCTAAAAATATCGGCAATGGTGAGTATAAAACTAAAGCTTTGAGCGCGATCGCATCCCAATATACAAATAATGGTAAACTTGCACAAGCTCTCCTGCTTAGTCAAACTGTCTACAATACAGATGAGAAAGCCTTAGTTTTAGCACAAATTGCTGCTAAGTATGCCCAAGCTAAACAGCTAACTCAAGCTGCAACGGTGTTTTCCAAAGCTTTGAATCTTGCTAAAGCTTTAAAAAATGAAGAATTATTAGCTAATGTTGCGATTGTTTATGGTAAAGCAGGACAAATAACGGCTGCACTTAAAGCTGTGCAAAGTATAGAAAATCCTGTTAATAAAGCTAAAGGTTTAGCTGCGATCGCACCATTATATGCTACTGCTGGACACCAACAACAAGCTAACCAAATATTAGCTCAAAGCATAGCATCAATCAACGCAATTCCAGACACTTTCCAAAAAACTGTTACCCAGCAAGATATTACTCGTAATTTTACTACAGCTAGACAATATGACTATGCTATTAAAGTAGCTCAAACAATTATAGATCCTTTTGATCGAGCAAAAGCCTTGAGAGATGTTGGGATTCAAGCAGTGCAAGCTAAAGATTATAACAAAGCATTGCAAATTGTCCAAACTATTAATAGTAAATATATTGACGAGAGAAATATTGTTTTAAACAAAGTTGCGATCGCACTTGCTGAAGGTGGAGAATATACAAGAGCGTTGCAAACTGCTCAAAAAATCCAAAATTTCAATTCTACCTATACTTATAGAGCTAAAACCTTAGCAGCTATTGCCAAACAGTATAGTAAAACCAAACAACCACAGCAAGCAGCAAAGGTATTTTCTCAAGCACTTCAAACAGCAAACACCCTCGCGTCACCAGACGCAATTGCTAAAGGTAAAGCAGAAATTGCCCTAGAATATGCCTTAGCAGAACAAGCGAATAAAGCGACTGAAACATTAACCCAGGCGTTGAAATTAGTACCAAATATTAAAGATTCTTCCCTATCTCTTGCTACCTTGCAAGAAATCACCAACTTGTATTTAGAAGCAGGACAATATAACTTAGCCTTGCAGTCTATCAAAGCATATAAAAATCCTGTTTATAAAAACGGTATATCACAGGAATTAGCTAATAAATATCTGGATGCGGGACAATACGATCAAGCAATGCAATTAGTTAATACCTTAACAACTCCAGAAGATAAAACTAGATTGTTAGTAGCTATTGCTGGTAAATATATCCAGAATCAGCAAAATGCTAAAGCTAGTCAGGCATTAAATCAAGCATTACAAGTTGCTAAGACTTTAAAAGATCCTGAATCTAAAGTAATGGTATTTAAAGTAGAAACAGATAGCCAAGGCAATGTGATTAGCAAAACAGAAGTAGAAGATCCTTATGATCGCGCCAGTTTCTTGGAAAGCATAGCGATTAATTATGCTCAAGCGGGGTTGAAGAATCAAGCTCAACAAGTTGCACAATTAATCAAAACTCCTGCCATTCGTAGTCAGTTAAATCAACGCTTAAACTGTTATGCGAAAGGTTAA
- a CDS encoding AAA family ATPase translates to MLIEFSVGNYRSFKEQVTFSMVAANLVSKDKSLDVNNVFAIDQELKLLKSAAIYGANASGKSNLAKALSFMKRFMVNSSKETQSTDEISVEPFRLSTETEGKPSYFELVFLMGGRKYRYGFEVTQTRVISEWLFYVPNVRETKLFERKLDNIKLSKNYDADGIQQRTRSNALFLSVSAQFNVDLAEKILEWITDKLNIISGLHDEDYLNYTVRCFINNKNRADIIQLIKKLDLGISEVQVEQEDFTIDSLPDEMPDELKKFIAKVGGGKATSIGISHRKFDTDGNYKSIEEFDLESHESEGTKKVFALAGPLITALKEGEILIIDEFDARLHPLISLAIVKLFNSEEANPNNAQLIFMTHDTNLLNNKVFRRDQVWFTEKNRYGATDLYSLAEYKIRNDASFESDYIKGRYGAIPYIGNLNHLIESNV, encoded by the coding sequence ATGCTTATCGAGTTTAGTGTTGGTAATTACAGATCGTTTAAAGAACAAGTCACCTTCAGTATGGTGGCAGCTAATCTTGTGTCGAAGGACAAAAGCCTTGATGTAAATAACGTTTTTGCTATAGATCAGGAACTAAAGCTACTTAAGAGTGCTGCGATATACGGAGCAAACGCTAGTGGCAAAAGTAACCTTGCCAAAGCATTAAGCTTTATGAAAAGGTTTATGGTTAATTCGTCTAAAGAAACTCAAAGTACCGATGAAATAAGCGTAGAACCTTTTAGGCTAAGTACAGAAACCGAAGGAAAGCCATCATACTTTGAATTGGTATTTTTGATGGGTGGGCGCAAATATAGATATGGATTTGAAGTAACTCAAACAAGAGTTATATCGGAGTGGTTATTTTATGTGCCTAATGTGAGGGAAACTAAGCTATTTGAGCGCAAACTTGACAATATTAAACTATCTAAGAATTATGATGCTGATGGTATTCAACAAAGAACTAGAAGTAACGCACTCTTTTTATCTGTTTCTGCTCAATTTAATGTTGATCTTGCAGAGAAGATTTTAGAGTGGATAACTGATAAGTTGAATATTATTTCTGGTTTACACGATGAAGATTACTTAAATTATACAGTCAGATGCTTCATAAACAATAAGAATAGGGCTGATATTATTCAGTTGATCAAGAAGCTGGATTTAGGAATCAGCGAGGTACAAGTTGAACAAGAAGATTTTACAATTGATTCCTTGCCTGATGAAATGCCAGATGAGCTTAAGAAGTTTATTGCCAAAGTAGGTGGAGGTAAAGCAACTTCAATAGGTATTTCTCATCGAAAGTTCGACACTGATGGCAACTACAAGTCAATTGAAGAATTTGATTTGGAAAGCCATGAATCTGAGGGTACAAAAAAGGTTTTTGCCTTAGCTGGACCGCTCATAACCGCTCTTAAAGAAGGAGAAATTTTAATTATTGATGAGTTTGATGCAAGACTTCATCCCTTGATTAGTCTTGCAATTGTTAAATTATTCAATTCTGAAGAAGCAAACCCAAACAATGCTCAATTAATTTTTATGACACATGATACTAACTTACTTAATAATAAGGTTTTTCGTAGAGATCAAGTTTGGTTTACTGAAAAGAATAGATACGGTGCAACAGATTTGTATTCTTTAGCAGAATACAAAATACGTAATGATGCCTCTTTTGAAAGCGATTACATTAAGGGAAGATATGGGGCAATTCCATATATTGGCAACCTAAATCACTTGATTGAATCCAATGTCTAG